In Telopea speciosissima isolate NSW1024214 ecotype Mountain lineage unplaced genomic scaffold, Tspe_v1 Tspe_v1.0926, whole genome shotgun sequence, the following are encoded in one genomic region:
- the LOC122648385 gene encoding peroxidase 2-like yields the protein MSFITAAEAETTTLPQLTPYYYEDSCPQGVDLIRSLLNEVVTEEPRMAASLLRLHFHDCFVNGCDGSVLLDGPGSEKEALPNRNSARGFEVIENIKGQVETLCPGIISCADILTLSATESVALLGGPTWTVLLGRRDSTFANFSGAGTDLPAPFFSLYQLISAFKVKGLTLADMVALSGAHTIGFARCTSFRSRIYGDKNINMTFAKSLQSICPRPMGEGDDNLTSLDDRVSSAQFDTSYYSKQTQQKGLLHSDQELLNGGLADEVVLQFSSNSTAFFESFVAAMIKMGNLNPLTGERGIIRKKCNIPEAAATEK from the exons atgagtTTCATAACTGCTGCTGAGGCTGAGACGACGACGCTACCACAACTCACTCCCTACTACTATGAGGATTCGTGTCCTCAAGGTGTCGACCTAATACGTTCCCTTCTGAACGAAGTTGTAACTGAAGAGCCTAGGATGGCTGCTTCGTTACTTCGGCTCCATTTTCATGACTGCTTTGTGAAT GGTTGTGATGGTTCAGTTCTTCTAGATGGACCAGGTTCCGAGAAGGAAGCACTCCCAAACAGAAACTCAGCTCGCGGGTTTGAAGTTATAGAGAACATCAAAGGGCAGGTGGAAACTCTGTGTCCGGGTATAATCTCATGTGCGGACATTCTCACTCTTTCTGCAACTGAATCAGTAGCCCTG TTGGGTGGACCAACCTGGACGGTACTTCTCGGGAGGAGGGATTCAACATTCGCCAACTTCTCGGGAGCAGGGACCGACTTGCCAGCTCCTTTTTTCAGTTTGTATCAACTCATCTCCGCCTTCAAAGTCAAAGGTTTAACCTTGGCTGACATGGTTGCTCTGTCAG GGGCACACACCATCGGCTTTGCAAGGTGTACCAGTTTTCGGTCAAGGATTTATGGCGACAAAAACATTAACATGACTTTTGCTAAATCACTCCAGTCTATCTGCCCTAGACCTATGGGAGAAGGAGACGACAACCTTACGTCCCTGGACGACAGGGTGTCTTCGGCACAGTTCGATACAAGTTATTACAGCAAACAAACCCAACAGAAGGGCCTCCTGCACTCTGACCAGGAGTTGCTGAATGGTGGTCTTGCTGATGAGGTCGTCCTTCAATTTAGTAGCAATTCCACTGCCTTCTTTGAGAGTTTTGTTGCTGCTATGATTAAGATGGGTAATCTCAATCCCCTTACCGGTGAAAGAGGCATTATCCGCAAGAAATGCAACATTCCAGAGGCAGCTGCGACGGAGAAGTAA